The window CCGCGCTGATCCACGGGAAGTACACGCACGAGGAGTCGCGGGCCACGGCGTCGCAGGTGGAGCGCTATCCCGGCGGCACGTTCGTCATCGTACGCGACATGGAGGAGGCCATGCTGATCTGCGACTACATCGCAGGTCGTGCAGGGGCCCCCGACGCCGACACGCTGCGCGAGCACTTCGCGCTCAAGTCCTCCCCGCACTTCGAGCCGGAGAAGCACCTGCAGCGCGTGGGCGTGGCCAATCAGACGACCATGCTCGCCAACGAATCGCTGGCCATCGGGGCGCGGGTGCGCGACGCCATGGTGGAGCGCTACGGAGAGGAGCACGCCTCCACGCACTACCGCTCCTTCGGGACCATCTGCTCGGCCACGCAGGAACGGCAGGACGCCATCCTCAAGCTCATGCGGGACCCGCCCGACCGGATGATCGTGATCGGCGGCTACAACTCGTCCAACACGAACCACCTCGCCCACATCTGCCGCGAGTACACGGAGACGTATCACATCTCCGACGCGCAGTGCATCGACGTGGAATCCGGCACGGTGCGGCACAAGCCCGCATTGGACCCGCACACGCCCGAAGCCGAGACGACGGACTGGCTCCCCGACGGACCGTTCACGCTGGGCATCACGGCCGGTGCCTCCACGCCCAACAACAAGATCGGCGAGGCGATCGTGCGCGTGTTGTCCATCCTGGGCGTGGACGCCCAGCAGGTGGAGGAGCCCGCCCGGCCCTAGCGGCCGCGGGACCCGTGTGGACGTCCTCGCCGTCAGTCCAGCTCGTCGCGGACGGACAGGCCGAGCTTCTTGAGCAGGCGGTGCAGCTCCTCCCGCTCGCTCGTGTCGAGGACGCCCATGGCCTCCTCGATGATCTCCGCGTGGTCCGGGAAGATCCGGTCCAGCAGCTCGCGGCCTTCGCACGTCAGCTCCGCCGTCACCACGCGTCGGTCGCTCTCGGAGCGCACCCGCTGCACGAGGCCTTCACGCTCGAGGCGATCCATCACGTAGGTGATGTTCCCACCGGTGACGAGCAGCTTGCCCGCCAGCTCACCCAGGGTCAGCGGACCCAGGTGGTACAGCGCCTCCAGGACGCCGAACTGCGGTGTCGTCAGCCCGTGCCGCGCCAGGTCGTGCGCGACCAGCCGCGAGAACGACTGATAGCAACGGGCCAGCACGACCCACACCTTCAACGAGAGCGGATCGAACGCCTGGGGGAGCTCCCGATCGTCCGTCGTGGCCTCGCGGTCCAAGGTGACGTCGCCCCGGTCGGGCGTCAGATGTGGATGGGCCGTCCCAGGGATGCCAGGGCGCCCTCACCGATCGCTTCGGAGAGCGTCGGATGCGGGTGGATGGCCCGCTCCATCTCCTCGACGGTGGACTCGAGGTGGCGGCCCAGCACGAACTCGGCGATGAGCTCCGTGGCGTGCGGCCCCACGATGTGGGCGCCCAGGATCTCCGAGTACTTCGTGTCCCGGATCACCTTGATGAAGCCCTCGGCGTCGCCCATGGCCAGCGCGCGGCCGTTGCCGACCCAGGGGAACTTGCCCACCTCGATCTCGTGTCCGGCCTCCCGCGCCTGCTCCTCGGTGAGGCCCACCGATGCGACCTCGGGGTGGGTGTACGTGCAGTTGGGGATGTTGGAATAGTCCACCGTGTGGTGCCCGTGCCCGGCGATGTGCTCGGCGGCCACGATGCCCTCGTGGGAGGCCTTGTGGGCCAGCAGCGGTGGCTTGGTGCAGTCCCCGATGGCGTAGACGCCCTCGACATTGGTCTGCAGGAACTCGTCCGTCTCGATGAAGCCACCCTTCTCGCTCATCTTCACGCCGACGGAGTCCAGGCCCACGTCCTCGGTGTTGGGCACCCGACCGACCGCGGAAAGCACGCGGTCCACTTCGAGCACGCGCTGGCTGCCGTCCGGCAGCTTGAGCGTGAGCTGCACGCCCTGGTCCGTGCGCTGCGACCCCTCCAGCCACACGCCGGTCAGCACCTCGATCCCACGCTTCTTGTAGCGCTTGGCCACGTGGTCGGAGCACTCCTTGTCCTCGAGCGGAAGGACGCGGTCCAGCGCCTCGACGACGGTGACCTTGGAGCCGAACGACTCGTAGACGTCGGCGAACTCCATCCCCACGGCGCCCGCGCCGACCACCGCCAGGCTGCCGGGGGCCTCGGTCTGGAAGAGGGCACCGGTGGACGACCAGATGCGCTCCTCGTCGATCTGGAGATTGGGCAGGTTCCGGGGGCGCGACCCCGTCGCGACGATGATGTTCTTCGTCTGGTACGTGGTGGTCTGGCCGTCGGAGCCCTGGACCTCGACTTCGCCCTTCCCCTTGATGCGGCCGTAGCCCTGCAGGTGGGTGACCTTGTTCTTCTTGAACAGGAACCCGATGCCCTTGGAGAGCTGGTCCGCCACGCCCCGGCTGCGCTTCTGGGCGGGACCCAGGGAGATCTTCATGTCCCCGACCAGGATGCCGTGGGACTCCCCGTGCTTCATCTCGTTGACCAGCAGGGCGCTCGTCAGGAGGGCCTTGGTGGGGATGCAGCCGATGTTCAGGCAGACGCCACCGAGCTTGTCCACCTCGACGCAGGCGGCCTTCAGCCCGAGCTGCGCCGCGCGGATCGCGGCCACGTATCCGCCCGGTCCGCTCCCGATGACGATGACGTCGAACTGATCAGCCACGTGGATCTCCTTCCTGGTGAGGCCGGCAAAGTCCCCAAAGCTAGGCCGGGGGTGGGAGGGGGTAAAGCGTTCGGGGTCTGCCGTGGCATCGGGCCCGGCGGCCCGCGCGGGGCGCCCGGCGGGGAGGACGAGGCGACAGCCGGCACGCCGTGCCGGGCAGGGGTGCGGAGGCGACCGGCGTCAGTAGGCCTTCTCGTGCACCGCCCGGACGGATCGCCCGGACGGATCCACCACTTCGGACAGGGCCTGCGACCACGCCAGCGCCTCCGGCGTGCTGCACGCCACGGAGGGCCCGCCCGGCACGCACTCGGCGGCCGAGGCCAGGGGGAAATGGCGCTCGAAGATCGTCCGGTAGAAATAGCCCTCCTTGGTGGCCGGAGGGTGGATCGGGAACCGCGCGGGCGCCCGGGCCATCTCCTGGTCCGTGACGGAGGACTCGGCGTGCGCCTTCAGGGAGTCGATCCAGCCGTAGCCCACGCCGTCGGAGAACTGCTCCTTCTGCCGCCAGGCCACCGAGGCCGGCAGCAGATCCTCGAACGCCTCCCGCAGGATGTGCTTCTCCATGCGGCCCTTGCCGGCCATCTTGACCGCCGGGTCGAGCGCCATGGCCACGTCCAGGAACTCGCGGTCCAGGAAGGGCACGCGCGCCTCCACCCCCCAGGCCGCCATGGCCTTGTTGGCGCGCAGGCAGTCGAAGAGGTGCAGCCGGTCCAGCTTGCGCACCGTCTCCTCGTGGAAGGACCGGGCGTCGGGCGCGTGGTGGAAGTACAGGTAGCCCCCGAAGACCTCGTCCGACCCCTCTCCCGACAGCACCATCTTGATGCCCATGGCCCGGATGCGCCGCGCCATCAGGTACATGGGCGTGGCGGCCCGGATGGTGGTCACGTCGTAGGTCTCGAGGTGCCAGATCACGTCGGAGAGCGCGTCGATGCCCTCCTGCACCGTGAAGTGGAACTCGTGGTGGACCGTCCCGATGTGCTCCGCCACCGTGCGCGCGGCGGCCAGGTCGGGGGAGCCTTCCAGGCCCACCGCGAACGAGTGCAGGCGGGGCCACCAGGCGGGACTCTGGTCGTCGTCCTCGATGCGCCGCTCTGCGAACCGCCGAGCCACGGCCGAGATGATGGACGAATCCAGACCCCCCGACAGCAGCACCCCGTAGGGCACGTCCGACATGAGCTGGCGGTGCACGGCCGCCTCGAGCGCCTCGCGCACCCGGGCGGGATCCGTGGGACCGCCGGCGACGGCGTCGTAGTCCCGCCAGGTGGGCTCGTAGTAGCGGCGGGGCTCGCTCTCGCGGCTGTCCCAGAGGTGGCCGGGCGGGAACTCCCGGACCGTGTGGCAGATGGAGGTGAGCGCCTTCATCTCGGATGCCACGAACAACGTGCCGTGCTCGTCGTAGCCGGTGTAGAGCGGGATCACCCCGATCGGGTCGCGTCCGATCAGCCAGCGGTCGGCGTCCCGGTCGTAGAGCACGAAGGCGAAGATCCCGTTGAGATCGTTCAGGAAGTCCGTGCCCCTCTCCCGGTAGAGGGGCAGGATGATCTCGCAGTCGGACGCCGTCTGGAACGCGTAGGGCTCCCCGAGGCGGCCGCGGAGCTCCTGGTGGTTGTAGATCTCGCCGTTGACGGCCAGGACGGCGCCCCCGTCCGGCGCATGCAGCGGCTGGGCGCCGCTCAGCACATCGACGATGGCCAGGCGCTCATGGACCAGGATGGCCCGGTCGGAGCTGAAGACCCCCGACCAGTCCGGCCCGCGGTGGCGTTGCAGCTTGGAGAGCTCCAGGGCCCGGGCGCGCAGCGCGGCCGGGTCGGAGTGCAGGTCGAGGATTCCGAGGATCGAGCACATGGCCTGTCGGGGACGTGGGTCGCGTGAATGCTAGGTCGCGCGGGCGGTGCGACCAAGCCCTGTGCCGTCACGGGTCCGCGACCTGCGGCGTGCTCGGCGGTGCCCTGTCCCGGCCCGTGGCGCTCTCCGCACCGGTCCGCAGTGGGGGCCACGCCCCCGGCCGAAGAAGACGCCCCCGAATCCCGTACTCCTTGTGTGCGCACCGCCACCGGGCCCTATTCCGCCCGGAGCGGCGGGCAGACCGCGCATGCCCTCGGACCCTCAGCGGAGTCAACCAGCGATGTGGATCCTCCTGGTCGTCGGAGCCCTGATCCTCTTCGGGATCATGGCCTACAACAGCCTCGTGCGCCTGCGGGAGCGGGCGGACGGCGCCTGGTCCGACATCGACGTCCAGCTCAAGCGCCGCTACGACCTGGTGCCGAACCTGGTCGAGACGGTGAAGGGCTACGCCTCGCACGAGCAGGAGACCCTGGAGCGCGTCATCCAGGCCCGCAACCGCGCCATCGGCGCGTCCGGGCCGGCCGATCAGGCGCAGGCGGAGAACGTGCTGACGGGAGCGCTGCGGCAGCTCTTCGCCTTGGCGGAGTCCTATCCGCAACTCCAGGCCGCGGGCGGCTTCCGGGACCTGCAGGGTCAGCTCTCCGACATCGAGGAGAAGATCAGCCAGGCCCGCCGCTACTACAACGCGGTCGTGCGCGACTACAACAGCAAGCTGAAGACGATCCCCACCAACCTGGTGGCCAACGCCTTCAACTTCGAGACGCGCGAGTACTTCGAGATGGACGAGGCGGAGCGCGCCGCCCCCAAGGTGGACTTCTCCTGACGCGCATGCGCTGGCGCGAATCAGCGGCCGCGGCCCTCGTCCTCCTGGCCGCGGCCGCCCCCGCCCGGGGGCAGCAGCGCAGCATCGCCTTCGATCGGTTCGACGCGGTCGTGGAGGTCGCGACCGACGGGTCCATCGAAGTGCGGGAGCGCATCGAGGTCACGTTCACCGGAGCGTGGAACGGCATCTTCCGTCGTATTCCGGTGCGGTACGAGACGCCGCAGGGCTTCGGGTACAAGCTCTTCCTGGACGTGGAATCCGTCACGGACGAATCGGGGACCGAGCTCGAGCACTGGGTCACCGACGAGCAGGGCCACCGCCAGGTGAAGATCCGCGTCCCCGGGGCCGTGGATGCCACGCGCACGGTGGCCATCCGCTACAGCGTCCCGAACGCGCTCCGGTTCTTCGAGGAGCACGACGAGCTCTACTGGAACGTGACGGGGGACGAGTGGGAGGGCGGCATCGGGGCCGCGTCCGCGCGCATCACGTTGCCGACCGGTGTGGAGAACGTGCGCACCAACGCCTGGACCGGCGTGTACGGCGCCACCAGCCAGAACGCCGAGATCCAGGCGCAGGGCAACGAGATCTACGTGGAGACCACCGCGCCGCTCCAGTATCGCGAGGGCCTCACCGTGGCCATCGCCTGGAACCCCGGCGTGGTGGCCCGGCCGGGGCCGCTCGCGAAGGCGCTCCGCTTCCTGCGCTCCAACGTGGTGTTGACCTTCCCGCTGTTCTTCGGCTGGCTGTTCTTCGGGCTCTGGCGCCGGAAGGGGCGCGATCCCGCCAAGGGCAGCATCACCGCGCAGTACGACCCGCCCGAAGGCCTGCGGCCCGCGGAGCTGGGCACGCTCATCGATGCCACACCGCACATGCGCGACATCACGGCGACGCTCGTGGACCTGGCGGTGCGGGGCTACATCCGCCTGGAGGAAGTGGACCGGGAAGGGCTGCTCAAGTTCGGAAGCACGATGCAGATCCAGCGCGTGAAGGACCGGTCCACCTGGAGCGAGCTGCACGCGCACGAGCGCAAGATGCTCGAGGGTCTGTTCGAAGGCGGCGTCGACACCGTCACCACGGACGAGCTCAAGCAGGACTTCTATGTCCACCTGGGCGGCATCAAGGACGGGATCTGGGACCGCCTGCTGCAGAAGGGCTTCTACGACGAGCGTCCCGACAAGGTGGCGGCCAAGTACACGCTGCTGGCCCTGCTGGCCGTGGTGGCCACGCTGGTGTTGAGCGTCATGCTGGCGGCGCGCTTCTTCCTGCCCACGATCACCATCTTCGTGGCGACCATCGGCACGGCTGCCCTGACCATCCCCTTCGCGGTGCTCATGCCCGCGCGCACGGTCGGAGGCGTCAAGGCGCTCGAGCACGTGCTGGGCTTCGAGGAGTTCCTGAGCCGCGCGGACGGGGACCGTCTGCGCCGCATGAGCATCGACCCGCAGGCCTTCGAGCGCTTCCTGCCCTATGCCATGGCGCTCGGGGTCGAGGGTCGGTGGGCCAAGGCGTTCGAGGGGATCTACACGACCCCGCCCCAGTGGTACACGAGCCACCGCGGCGGGCCGTTCCGCCCGGCCCTCTGGGTGTCGGACCTGTCGGGGCTGACCGACTCCACGTCCCGGGCCATGGCCTCCACACCGGCCCGGTCTTCGGGCTCCTCCGGCAGCTCCGGCTTCAGCGGCGGGGGCGGCTTCAGCGGGGGCGGGTTCGGGGGTGGCGGCGGGGGCGGCTGGTAGGGGAGTTACGGAAAGATCCCGCGGTTCTGATAGACCCGCGCGATCTTCCCGATGGCGTGGATGTACGCGGCCGTGCGCAGGTCCACGGTGTGCGTGCGCGACACCTCCGCGAGGTTCCGGTACGCTCCCACCATGGTGTCCTCCAGACCCGAGCGTACGAGGTCGATCTCCCCTGCCCCGGCAGCGGCCCGTTCGCGCACGAGCGGGTCGAGCGGACGGCCGGCCAGGTCTTCCACGGCGGCCAGGATGCGGCGGTTGCTGGCCTCCTCGAAGCGCCGTTCCATCCGGCCGAAGCGGATGTGCGAGAGGTTCTTGATCCACTCGAAGTAGGAGACGGTCACACCACCGGCGTTCAGGTACATGTCGGGCAGGATCTGCACGCCGCGCGAAAGCAGCTGATCGGCGGCCCCGGCGGTGGTGGGGCCGTTGGCGGCCTCGGCCAGGATGCGGGCCTGGATCCGGGGCGCGTTCTCCTCGGTGATGACGTTCTCGAGCGCGGCCGGCACCAGGATCTCGCAGTCCAGCTCGAGCGCGTCCGCCGAGCGGGCCAGGAACCGGGTGGCGCCCGGACACCCCTCCAGCGTGCCGTGCTCGCGGAAGTGCGCGAGCGCCGTCTCCGCGTCCAGCCCGTCCGGATTCGCGATGGCGCCGTTGTATTCGGCCAGGGCCACGAGCACGCCCCCCGCCTCCTGGAGGAACAGCGCCGCGTGTGAGCCCACGTTCCCCAGGCCCTGCACCACGACCCGCTTGCCCGCCAGGCCGGGGGGGAGACCCAGCCCCTTCATCACCTCGGTGTCGTCGCAGAGCTCCCGAACCCCGAACAGGACGCCTCGCCCGGTCGCCTCCACGCGGCCGGCGATGCCGCCCTCCTCCACCGGCTTGCCGGTCACGCACCCGGCCGCCTCCAGCTTGTCGGGAGCCAGCGTCGCGTAGGTGTCGACGATCCACGCCATCTCCCGCCCGCCGGTCCCGTAGTCCGGCGCCGGCACATCCACCCCGGGCCCGATCAGGTTGCGGACGGCCAGCTCGTACGTGTAGCGGCGCGTGATGCGCTCGAGCTCCGCGTCGGAGTAGGCATTGCGGTCGATCCGCACCGCTCCCTTGGCGCCGCCGAAGGGGACGTCCACCATCGCGCACTTGTAGGTCATCAAGGACGCCAGCGCGATCACCTCGTCCTCGTTGGCATGATCGGCGAAGCGGATGCCTCCCTTCACGGGCGTGCGATGGGCGCTGTGGTGGGCCCGCCAGGCCTGCACCACCTCGATGGTCCCGTCGTCGCGCTTCAAGGGGAAGTGGAAGGCGTAGACGGCGTTGCACGTCCGGATCTGGTGCAGCAGATCCGCGCCGACGCCGGTGTAGGGAGCGGCCTTGTCGAAGTAGCGGTCGACCTGGGCGGAGAAGCTGGGGGTGGTGGAGGCCACGGATGTCTCCTGGGGAGGAAGCGGCTCGGGTCCCGAAACGTGGTGGGGCGCGCCGCGAGGAGCAAAGCGTTCGGTCCCCGCCCTGCCGCGCCCGGCAGCAGCTTCGCGCAACCGCGCGATCGGGGTGGGGGTCGCCGACGATCGGCGCTGGCGGCCGCGGGGCTGGCGCCCACCGGGTCACCGTCCTACTCGTTACGGTTCGTCAGCGCGCCACGTCTTCTTCCGCAACGAGGTCCCATGAGAGCGAAGATCCTCCTCACGACCGTGCTCGGCCTGGCCCTGGCGTGCCAGCCCGCCCCGGAAAGCCCCGCCGCCGAGGCGCCTGCCGCCCAGCAGCGTCCGGTGGACACGGTCTTCATCGAGGAGATGACGTGGACGGAGATCCGCGCCGCCATCGACTCGGGCAAGACCACGCTCATCATCCCCACCGCGGGCACCGAACAGAACGGCCCCCACATGGTGATGGGGAAGCATCGGTACATCATCGAGATGGCGGCCGACCGCATCGCGCGGCAGCTGGGGAACGCGCTCGTGGCGCCCACCGTCACCTACGTGCCCGAGGGCAACATCGATCCGCCGTCGGGTCACATGCGCTACGCGGGCAGCATCACCGTGCCCAACGACGTCTTCATGTCGATCGTCGAGTGGGGAGCGCGCAGCGGTGCGGTGCACGGCTTCACGGACATCGCG of the Gemmatimonadota bacterium genome contains:
- a CDS encoding 4-hydroxy-3-methylbut-2-enyl diphosphate reductase, producing MEQTYFRKGFGLRADIRPLVDGEYHSALVERIRARGYEDTFGPVTVRLAEEFGFCYGVDRAVDYAYETRLKFPDKRIFLVGEIIHNPHVNRRLQEMGIVFLYPEDGAFDFSGITPDDVVLIPAFGVTIHDFNTLRQVGCVLVDTTCGSVLHVWKRVEGYAKDGFTALIHGKYTHEESRATASQVERYPGGTFVIVRDMEEAMLICDYIAGRAGAPDADTLREHFALKSSPHFEPEKHLQRVGVANQTTMLANESLAIGARVRDAMVERYGEEHASTHYRSFGTICSATQERQDAILKLMRDPPDRMIVIGGYNSSNTNHLAHICREYTETYHISDAQCIDVESGTVRHKPALDPHTPEAETTDWLPDGPFTLGITAGASTPNNKIGEAIVRVLSILGVDAQQVEEPARP
- a CDS encoding LemA family protein, with translation MWILLVVGALILFGIMAYNSLVRLRERADGAWSDIDVQLKRRYDLVPNLVETVKGYASHEQETLERVIQARNRAIGASGPADQAQAENVLTGALRQLFALAESYPQLQAAGGFRDLQGQLSDIEEKISQARRYYNAVVRDYNSKLKTIPTNLVANAFNFETREYFEMDEAERAAPKVDFS
- the lpdA gene encoding dihydrolipoyl dehydrogenase, with translation MADQFDVIVIGSGPGGYVAAIRAAQLGLKAACVEVDKLGGVCLNIGCIPTKALLTSALLVNEMKHGESHGILVGDMKISLGPAQKRSRGVADQLSKGIGFLFKKNKVTHLQGYGRIKGKGEVEVQGSDGQTTTYQTKNIIVATGSRPRNLPNLQIDEERIWSSTGALFQTEAPGSLAVVGAGAVGMEFADVYESFGSKVTVVEALDRVLPLEDKECSDHVAKRYKKRGIEVLTGVWLEGSQRTDQGVQLTLKLPDGSQRVLEVDRVLSAVGRVPNTEDVGLDSVGVKMSEKGGFIETDEFLQTNVEGVYAIGDCTKPPLLAHKASHEGIVAAEHIAGHGHHTVDYSNIPNCTYTHPEVASVGLTEEQAREAGHEIEVGKFPWVGNGRALAMGDAEGFIKVIRDTKYSEILGAHIVGPHATELIAEFVLGRHLESTVEEMERAIHPHPTLSEAIGEGALASLGRPIHI
- a CDS encoding MarR family transcriptional regulator — protein: MDREATTDDRELPQAFDPLSLKVWVVLARCYQSFSRLVAHDLARHGLTTPQFGVLEALYHLGPLTLGELAGKLLVTGGNITYVMDRLEREGLVQRVRSESDRRVVTAELTCEGRELLDRIFPDHAEIIEEAMGVLDTSEREELHRLLKKLGLSVRDELD
- the asnB gene encoding asparagine synthase B, which codes for MCSILGILDLHSDPAALRARALELSKLQRHRGPDWSGVFSSDRAILVHERLAIVDVLSGAQPLHAPDGGAVLAVNGEIYNHQELRGRLGEPYAFQTASDCEIILPLYRERGTDFLNDLNGIFAFVLYDRDADRWLIGRDPIGVIPLYTGYDEHGTLFVASEMKALTSICHTVREFPPGHLWDSRESEPRRYYEPTWRDYDAVAGGPTDPARVREALEAAVHRQLMSDVPYGVLLSGGLDSSIISAVARRFAERRIEDDDQSPAWWPRLHSFAVGLEGSPDLAAARTVAEHIGTVHHEFHFTVQEGIDALSDVIWHLETYDVTTIRAATPMYLMARRIRAMGIKMVLSGEGSDEVFGGYLYFHHAPDARSFHEETVRKLDRLHLFDCLRANKAMAAWGVEARVPFLDREFLDVAMALDPAVKMAGKGRMEKHILREAFEDLLPASVAWRQKEQFSDGVGYGWIDSLKAHAESSVTDQEMARAPARFPIHPPATKEGYFYRTIFERHFPLASAAECVPGGPSVACSTPEALAWSQALSEVVDPSGRSVRAVHEKAY
- a CDS encoding creatininase family protein; amino-acid sequence: MRAKILLTTVLGLALACQPAPESPAAEAPAAQQRPVDTVFIEEMTWTEIRAAIDSGKTTLIIPTAGTEQNGPHMVMGKHRYIIEMAADRIARQLGNALVAPTVTYVPEGNIDPPSGHMRYAGSITVPNDVFMSIVEWGARSGAVHGFTDIALIGDSGGNQRGMEEVANMLNAEWGGSPARVHFIPDYYSANGFGEWVMAQGEPEEAVGSHAGILDTSLLMYVNSDHIRMDKLAPLGGGEGSGVSGDPTRASVERGEQGMEMRVDVAVKQIREKIAAN
- a CDS encoding Glu/Leu/Phe/Val dehydrogenase codes for the protein MASTTPSFSAQVDRYFDKAAPYTGVGADLLHQIRTCNAVYAFHFPLKRDDGTIEVVQAWRAHHSAHRTPVKGGIRFADHANEDEVIALASLMTYKCAMVDVPFGGAKGAVRIDRNAYSDAELERITRRYTYELAVRNLIGPGVDVPAPDYGTGGREMAWIVDTYATLAPDKLEAAGCVTGKPVEEGGIAGRVEATGRGVLFGVRELCDDTEVMKGLGLPPGLAGKRVVVQGLGNVGSHAALFLQEAGGVLVALAEYNGAIANPDGLDAETALAHFREHGTLEGCPGATRFLARSADALELDCEILVPAALENVITEENAPRIQARILAEAANGPTTAGAADQLLSRGVQILPDMYLNAGGVTVSYFEWIKNLSHIRFGRMERRFEEASNRRILAAVEDLAGRPLDPLVRERAAAGAGEIDLVRSGLEDTMVGAYRNLAEVSRTHTVDLRTAAYIHAIGKIARVYQNRGIFP
- a CDS encoding DUF2207 domain-containing protein codes for the protein MRWRESAAAALVLLAAAAPARGQQRSIAFDRFDAVVEVATDGSIEVRERIEVTFTGAWNGIFRRIPVRYETPQGFGYKLFLDVESVTDESGTELEHWVTDEQGHRQVKIRVPGAVDATRTVAIRYSVPNALRFFEEHDELYWNVTGDEWEGGIGAASARITLPTGVENVRTNAWTGVYGATSQNAEIQAQGNEIYVETTAPLQYREGLTVAIAWNPGVVARPGPLAKALRFLRSNVVLTFPLFFGWLFFGLWRRKGRDPAKGSITAQYDPPEGLRPAELGTLIDATPHMRDITATLVDLAVRGYIRLEEVDREGLLKFGSTMQIQRVKDRSTWSELHAHERKMLEGLFEGGVDTVTTDELKQDFYVHLGGIKDGIWDRLLQKGFYDERPDKVAAKYTLLALLAVVATLVLSVMLAARFFLPTITIFVATIGTAALTIPFAVLMPARTVGGVKALEHVLGFEEFLSRADGDRLRRMSIDPQAFERFLPYAMALGVEGRWAKAFEGIYTTPPQWYTSHRGGPFRPALWVSDLSGLTDSTSRAMASTPARSSGSSGSSGFSGGGGFSGGGFGGGGGGGW